The genome window GACTCATCCTGGTCCCTTCACTATCCTTTCCGGTTAATACTTTGAGACCCACCATAAAAGGAGTCCGCGATGTTAGATGAATTGATTCCGGAAGGTCTGACGTTCGACGACGTTCTGCTCGTTCCCGCCCACTCTCAAGTCCTTCCCCGCGATGTCTCCCTCAACACCCGTCTGACCAGGAACATTACCCTCAACATTCCCCTCGTCTCGGCAGCCATGGACACGGTAACCGAGGCGCGGACCGCCATCTGCATGGCCCGCGAGGGGGGGCTCGGCATTATCCACAAGAACCTCACCATCGAAGAGCAGGCCATGGAGGTGGACAAGGTCAAAAAGAGCGAGTCCGGCATGATCGTGGACCCCATCACCATGCGGCCCAACCAGAAAATCCACGAGGCCCTGGCCATCATGGAGAAGTACCGGATCTCCGGCGTTCCCGTCACCAACTCCAAGGGCAAGCTGGTCGGCATCCTCACCAACCGCGACCTCCGTTTCGAAACCAACCTGGACCTTCCCATTTCCGCCCGCATGACCAAGCGTCGGCTCGTGACCGTAGCGGTCGGCACCACCCTTGAGGAAGCCAAGGAGCACCTCAAGCATACCCGGGTCGAGAAGCTGCTGGTGGTGGATGAGGAGAAGAACCTGAAGGGGCTCATCACCATCAAGGATATCGAGAAGGTCAGAAAATACCCCAATGCCTGCAAGGATGCCCTGGGGCGCCTGCGGGTCGGCGCCGCCGTCGGCCCCTCCGGCGACATGGAGGCCCGTGTTGATGCCCTGGTCAAGGCCGGGGTCGACGTCATCGTGGTGGACACGGCCCATGGTCACTCCCAGGGGGTCCTCGATGCCATCCGGGCCGTCAAGGCGAACTTCCCCGGGGTCGAGCTCATCGCCGGCAACATCGCCACTGCCGAGGCAGCCGAGGCACTCATCAAGGCCGGTGTCGACGCCATCAAGGTGGGGATCGGACCGGGTTCCATCTGCACCACCCGCGTGGTGGCCGGGGTCGGCGTGCCCCAGATCAGCGCCATCGCCCAGTGCGCCAAGGTTGCCCGCAAGTACGACGTCCCCCTCATCGCGGACGGCGGCGTCAAGTACTCCGGCGACGTGACCAAGGCCGTGGCCGCCGGTGCCGATGTCATCATGATCGGCTCCCTCTTTGCCGGCACCGAGGAGTCGCCCGGCGACACCATCCTCTACCAGGGCCGGGCCTACAAGAGCTACCGTGGCATGGGCTCCATCGGCGCCATGAAGCAGGGGAGCAAGGACCGCTACTTCCAGAGCGATGTGGAGAGTGAAGTGAAGCTCGTTCCCGAGGGGATCGAGGGGATGGTGCCGCTGCGCGGACCGCTCTCCGCCAACGTCCATCAGCTCATGGGCGGACTGCGGGCCGGCATGGGGTACACCGGCTGCCGCACCGTGCGGGAGCTCCAGGAAAAGGGGCACTTCATCAGGATCACCGGCGCGGGTCTCAAGGAATCCCACGTCCATGACGTCATGATCACCAAGGAGGCCCCGAACTACCGGGTCGAGAACGTTCGATGAGCACCGACATCCATACTGAAAAAATCCTGATCCTGGACTTCGGCTCCCAGTACACCCAGCTCATTGCCCGGCGGGTGCGCGAGGCCCACGTCTACTGCGAGCTGCACCCCTTTGACATGGGGCTGGAAGCCATCCGCGCCTTCGGGCCCAAGGGGATCATCCTCTCGGGCGGGCCCACGTCGGTCTACGAGGAAGGGGCGCCGGCAGTGGAAGAGGCGCTCTTTGATCTGGGCGTGCCGGTGCTGGGCATCTGCTACGGCATGCAGCTCATGAGCCGCCACTTCGGCGGCGAGGTGGTGCCCGCGGGCAAGCGCGAGTTCGGCCATGCCGACCTGCTGGCTGCGGGAACGCCCGGCCCTCTTTTCGAAGGGTTCTTCGTGGAAGGGAAAAGTCCGGTCTGGATGAGCCACGGCGACCACGTCTCCCGGATGCCCCAGGGGTTCCAGGTGGTGGCGGAAACGGCCAACGCGCCGGTCTGCGCCATCCAGGACACGGCGCGCAACCTTTACGGCGTCCAGTTCCACCCGGAAGTGAATCACACGCCCCGGGGCGAGATCCTCATCGATACCTTTGTCCGCAAGATCTGTGGCTGCACCGGCCAGTGGACCCCCGGACACATCATCGATGATGCCGTGAACCGCATCCGGGCCCAGGTGGGCCGGGAGCGGGTCATCCTCGGGCTTTCGGGCGGCGTTGATTCGTCGGTGGCGGCGGCCCTCATCCATCGGGCCATCGGCGACCAGCTCACCTGCGTCTTCGTGGACAACGGCCTGCTGCGCCTCGCCGAGGGTGACCAGGTCATGGCCACCTTTGCCGAGAACCTGGGCGTCAAGGTGATCCGGGTCGATGCCGAGCAGCGGTTCCTGTCCGCCCTGGCAGGCGAGGCCGACCCTGAGAAAAAGCGCAAGATCATCGGCAACCTCTTCGTGGAGATCTTCGAAGAGGAGTCGAGCCGCATCGAGGGTGCCACCTGGCTGGCCCAGGGGACCATCTACCCGGATGTCATCGAGAGCGCCGGGGCCAAAAC of Geobacter anodireducens contains these proteins:
- a CDS encoding IMP dehydrogenase (catalyzes the synthesis of xanthosine monophosphate by the NAD+ dependent oxidation of inosine monophosphate), which gives rise to MLDELIPEGLTFDDVLLVPAHSQVLPRDVSLNTRLTRNITLNIPLVSAAMDTVTEARTAICMAREGGLGIIHKNLTIEEQAMEVDKVKKSESGMIVDPITMRPNQKIHEALAIMEKYRISGVPVTNSKGKLVGILTNRDLRFETNLDLPISARMTKRRLVTVAVGTTLEEAKEHLKHTRVEKLLVVDEEKNLKGLITIKDIEKVRKYPNACKDALGRLRVGAAVGPSGDMEARVDALVKAGVDVIVVDTAHGHSQGVLDAIRAVKANFPGVELIAGNIATAEAAEALIKAGVDAIKVGIGPGSICTTRVVAGVGVPQISAIAQCAKVARKYDVPLIADGGVKYSGDVTKAVAAGADVIMIGSLFAGTEESPGDTILYQGRAYKSYRGMGSIGAMKQGSKDRYFQSDVESEVKLVPEGIEGMVPLRGPLSANVHQLMGGLRAGMGYTGCRTVRELQEKGHFIRITGAGLKESHVHDVMITKEAPNYRVENVR
- the guaA gene encoding glutamine-hydrolyzing GMP synthase (contains glutamine-hydrolyzing domain and glutamine amidotransferase; GMP-binding domain; functions to produce GMP from XMP in the IMP pathway) translates to MSTDIHTEKILILDFGSQYTQLIARRVREAHVYCELHPFDMGLEAIRAFGPKGIILSGGPTSVYEEGAPAVEEALFDLGVPVLGICYGMQLMSRHFGGEVVPAGKREFGHADLLAAGTPGPLFEGFFVEGKSPVWMSHGDHVSRMPQGFQVVAETANAPVCAIQDTARNLYGVQFHPEVNHTPRGEILIDTFVRKICGCTGQWTPGHIIDDAVNRIRAQVGRERVILGLSGGVDSSVAAALIHRAIGDQLTCVFVDNGLLRLAEGDQVMATFAENLGVKVIRVDAEQRFLSALAGEADPEKKRKIIGNLFVEIFEEESSRIEGATWLAQGTIYPDVIESAGAKTGKAHNIKSHHNVGGLPEYMKLKLLEPLRELFKDEVRAIGEELGLPRQMVWRHPFPGPGLGVRILGEVKKEYADILRRADAIYIEELYAAGHYDKISQAFAVFLPVKSVGVMGDGRTYEYVIALRAVETKDFMTAGWYPLPYEDMARISGRIINEVKGVNRVVYDISSKPPATIEWE